CCCAGCTGAGcacggggagtggggggagccagggaggCGGGGGGACCTGAGGCTGGGATCCCTTCCCGCTGGTGTCTCACTGCACAGAGATGATGCCCATATGAGCTGGCACGAGGAGCTGCCTGGAGCTGCCACGGTCACCAGCTGGGTTCTCAAGAAGACAAGGGGCGAAGACAAAAATATCCCTGGCTAGCTGCACACACTcacactcctcccagccatcGCGGAccccccctcctgctgctgttgccgctgccgctgccgccgctGCGGCCAGTCAAGTGCGAGCAATCCACCGCGGCTCCTGGAAAGGCGAGTGCGTCTCCGGCCAGGGGAGCGcgtggcagggaagggagagccTCACTCCTGGGCCGCTTGGCGGTAACTTTCCCGACCCTCTGAGCCGAGGCAACGAGCGGGAAGGCAGCCGGCAGCGCGGGCGAGACAGAGGCACCAGCAGGCACCGCGCCGGGGCCGTCTCTCCTCCGCTGACTCGTCAAGGAGGCCCAGATCCACCTCCCCAGGCTCCGGCTCCTGACGCTTCCACCATTACTTCCAAAAGCGGTGACGACGACCTCCTCGCCCTGGCCGCCTCCCGGCTGAGCCGCAAGAAGAGGGTGATCGGGGCGGCTGTCGGCGTGGCCatggtgctggtgctgctggtggccaTCCCACTGCTGGTGCACAGCTCCAAGGCCACGGCGCAGTACGAGATGCTGGGCAGCTGCCGCATGGTCTGCGACCCCTACACGCCCCAGAGCCATGGAGCGGCCTCCGCCgaagccagccaggagctggccCTCATCTCCCCGGCCCCCTTCCTGCCGGGGGGCAAAGGAGACCAAGGGAGGAAGGGCAAATCTGGGCTCCGGGGCCCCCCGGGCCCACCAGGGCCACCAGGGCCACGCGGGCCAGTGGGAGAGCCAGGCAGACCAGGCCCACCAGGGCcgccggggccagggccgggggggtacGTCCCCTCCTTCTACAGCCCCAAGATCGCCTTCTACGCCGGGCTGCGGAAGCCCCATGAGGGCTACGAGGTGCTGCGCTTCGACGACGTGGTCACCAACGTGGGCAACTACTATGAGCCGGCCAGCGGGAAgttcacctgccccctgcccggcATCTACTTCTTCACCTACCACGTGCTCATGCGCGGCGGCGACGGCACCAGCATGTGGGCCGACCTCATGAAGAACGGGCAGGTAGgagaccaccccaccccaccccaccccaggcctgcGGCTCGCTGCTCACCTGCAACCCGCCCTGCTGGCTCCGCCCAGCTCTCTGCAGCCCAGCTACTATTGGCTGTGCtcagcctcctggctccacccATCTTACCTGCACTCCAGCTTCTATTGGCTCTGCCAGACCTACTGGCTCCGCCCAGCTCACAGCAgcccgccccctgctggctccgcCCACCCTGCCAGCTCCGCCCAGTTCACCTGCAACTCACTCCCTTCTGGCCCCGCCCATCTCACCTGCAGCCCGCCCCTGCTGGCTCCGCCCACCCTACAGGCTCCGCCCATCTCACCTGCAGTCCGCCCCGGCTGGCTCCGCCCACTGCCAACTCCATTTACCTCACCTGtagcctgtcccctccccactggctccGCCCATCTCACCTGCTGCCTGCCTCCGCCCCCTTACC
This sequence is a window from Carettochelys insculpta isolate YL-2023 chromosome 29, ASM3395843v1, whole genome shotgun sequence. Protein-coding genes within it:
- the C1QL4 gene encoding complement C1q-like protein 4, giving the protein MVLVLLVAIPLLVHSSKATAQYEMLGSCRMVCDPYTPQSHGAASAEASQELALISPAPFLPGGKGDQGRKGKSGLRGPPGPPGPPGPRGPVGEPGRPGPPGPPGPGPGGYVPSFYSPKIAFYAGLRKPHEGYEVLRFDDVVTNVGNYYEPASGKFTCPLPGIYFFTYHVLMRGGDGTSMWADLMKNGQVRASAIAQDADQNYDYASNSVILHLDVGDEVFVKLDGGKVHGGNTNKYSTFSGFIIYPD